In Devosia sp. XK-2, one DNA window encodes the following:
- the rpmA gene encoding 50S ribosomal protein L27, producing the protein MAHKKAGGSSRNGRDTAGRRLGVKKFGGEAVIAGNIIVRQRGTKWAPGTGVGLGKDHTIFALIDGKVAFRTRANSKVHVSVVPAEAAE; encoded by the coding sequence ATGGCACATAAGAAAGCAGGCGGCTCGTCCCGCAACGGTCGTGATACCGCTGGCCGTCGTCTCGGCGTCAAGAAGTTTGGCGGCGAAGCTGTGATTGCCGGCAATATCATTGTGCGTCAACGCGGCACCAAGTGGGCTCCGGGCACCGGCGTCGGCCTGGGCAAGGACCACACTATTTTCGCCCTGATCGACGGCAAAGTTGCGTTCCGCACCCGTGCGAACAGCAAAGTACACGTGTCTGTCGTCCCGGCAGAGGCCGCCGAATAA
- a CDS encoding GNAT family N-acetyltransferase, with the protein MTVLATTLDARLPTAIRTARLSLVVPALAHVPEMALLANNKAIHQVLSRLPHPYMESDGRFFVENIARGDSEFAWAIEQAGAFVGVIGLHLLPGRLPELGYWLGQPHWGQGFATEAGLAVVSAARAARAPGLRARALLDNNASRNVLKKLGFIEIGEDTDTTGTLTGRRVMQMRLEFDQR; encoded by the coding sequence ATGACCGTTCTCGCAACCACCCTCGATGCCAGACTGCCGACCGCCATCCGCACCGCGCGTCTGAGCCTTGTGGTCCCGGCTCTGGCACACGTTCCGGAAATGGCCTTGCTGGCCAATAACAAAGCTATTCACCAGGTCCTGTCGCGCCTGCCGCATCCCTATATGGAAAGCGACGGCCGCTTCTTCGTTGAAAATATCGCGCGGGGCGATAGCGAATTTGCCTGGGCAATCGAGCAAGCCGGAGCCTTTGTCGGCGTGATAGGGCTACACCTGCTGCCTGGCCGCCTGCCCGAACTGGGCTATTGGTTGGGCCAACCTCATTGGGGACAGGGCTTTGCCACCGAAGCCGGTCTTGCAGTGGTGAGCGCAGCACGAGCGGCCCGAGCCCCGGGCTTGCGCGCCCGCGCCTTGCTCGACAATAACGCGTCCCGCAACGTCCTGAAAAAACTGGGCTTCATCGAGATCGGCGAAGACACCGACACGACTGGAACCTTGACCGGGCGCCGGGTCATGCAGATGCGGCTGGAGTTCGACCAGAGATGA
- a CDS encoding glutamate-5-semialdehyde dehydrogenase — protein MSLAEATASDISVLMAELGRNARKGANALKIATPEQKRTALLTAAGAINAHRKKILEANALDMQAAEQKGISKAFLDRLLLTDARIDGIIEAVKTIAELPDPVGTVISEWDRPNGLHIERVRTPLGVIGVIFESRPNVTADAGALCIKSGNAVILRGGSDSFHSSRAIVDCLLDGLHLAGLPVECVQLVPTTDRAAVGEMLKGLNGNIDVIVPRGGKTLVARVQAEARVPVFAHLEGLVHVYIDKSADLDKAVSVTLNAKMRRTGICGAAETLLVHKDVVNTHLRPIIAALVAKGCEIRGDKTVLSMVVDARPATEEDWQTEYEDAIISVKVVDSIEAAITHIEHYSSHHTEAIIAEDPAAVEKFFNEIDSAILMHNASTQFADGGEFGFGGEIGIATGKMHARGPVGVEQLTSFKYRVRGNGQLRP, from the coding sequence ATGAGCCTGGCTGAAGCCACCGCGAGTGACATTTCCGTCCTGATGGCCGAACTGGGCCGCAATGCGCGCAAGGGCGCCAATGCGCTCAAGATCGCCACGCCCGAGCAGAAGCGCACGGCCCTACTGACCGCCGCCGGCGCTATCAATGCGCATCGGAAGAAAATCCTCGAAGCCAATGCGCTGGACATGCAGGCAGCCGAGCAAAAGGGCATCTCGAAAGCCTTTCTCGACCGATTGCTGCTGACCGACGCGCGTATCGACGGCATCATTGAGGCCGTCAAAACCATTGCCGAACTGCCTGATCCTGTCGGCACCGTCATTTCCGAATGGGACCGCCCCAACGGGCTCCATATCGAACGCGTGCGCACGCCGCTCGGCGTCATCGGTGTGATCTTCGAATCGCGCCCCAATGTCACCGCCGATGCCGGCGCCTTATGCATCAAGTCCGGCAATGCCGTCATTCTGCGTGGTGGCAGCGACAGCTTTCATTCCAGCCGCGCCATTGTCGATTGCCTGCTCGATGGACTGCATCTGGCCGGCCTGCCGGTTGAATGCGTGCAACTGGTGCCCACCACCGACCGCGCCGCGGTGGGCGAAATGCTCAAGGGTCTCAACGGCAATATCGATGTCATCGTGCCGCGCGGCGGCAAGACGCTGGTGGCTCGTGTGCAGGCCGAGGCACGGGTGCCGGTCTTCGCTCATCTCGAGGGCCTGGTGCATGTCTATATCGACAAAAGCGCCGATCTCGACAAAGCCGTCAGCGTGACCCTTAACGCCAAGATGCGGCGCACGGGCATTTGCGGGGCGGCGGAGACGCTGCTGGTGCACAAGGACGTCGTGAATACCCATCTCAGGCCGATCATTGCAGCGCTGGTTGCCAAGGGCTGCGAGATCCGCGGCGACAAGACCGTCCTGTCCATGGTTGTCGATGCCAGACCCGCGACCGAAGAGGACTGGCAGACCGAATATGAGGACGCCATCATCTCGGTGAAGGTCGTCGACAGCATCGAAGCGGCGATCACCCATATCGAGCACTATTCGAGCCACCATACCGAGGCGATCATTGCCGAAGACCCTGCGGCCGTCGAAAAGTTCTTCAATGAGATCGACTCTGCCATCCTGATGCACAATGCCTCGACCCAATTTGCCGATGGCGGTGAATTCGGCTTTGGCGGCGAGATCGGCATCGCCACGGGCAAGATGCATGCGCGCGGGCCCGTGGGCGTAGAGCAATTGACCAGCTTCAAATATCGCGTCCGCGGCAATGGGCAGTTGAGGCCCTAG
- the rsfS gene encoding ribosome silencing factor: MAGAQKPLIDLILDTLDDAKAEETVSVDIAGKSSLADHMIVTSGRSQRHVGAVADQVITALRDNGYGKPRVEGLPHCDWVLVDAGDVILHIFRPEVREFYNIEKMWQADFAADQH, translated from the coding sequence ATGGCCGGCGCGCAAAAGCCCCTGATCGACCTCATTCTCGATACGCTGGATGACGCCAAGGCCGAAGAAACGGTCTCGGTGGACATTGCCGGCAAATCGTCCCTGGCCGACCATATGATCGTCACCTCGGGCCGCTCGCAGCGCCATGTTGGCGCCGTGGCGGACCAGGTCATCACGGCATTGCGTGACAATGGTTACGGCAAGCCCCGCGTTGAAGGTCTGCCCCACTGCGATTGGGTGCTGGTCGATGCCGGCGATGTGATCCTGCATATCTTCCGCCCCGAAGTGCGCGAATTCTACAATATCGAAAAGATGTGGCAGGCCGATTTCGCCGCCGACCAGCACTGA
- a CDS encoding GNAT family N-acetyltransferase: MTELRTTRLLLRPARPDDAPCFALGVSDFAVARWLTPLPFPFTLAMASDWLRLAPRNGPERSLFIIDLPGRGLIGCVALTNELGFWIARPHWGRGYASEAARAVVDWHFANSDADHISASAHHNNRASLRVKTKLGFEPIGHDMRFSHALQHNVQHVLTRLTRERWNILETKACA; this comes from the coding sequence ATGACCGAACTCCGGACCACCCGCCTTCTCCTACGCCCCGCCCGTCCGGACGACGCGCCCTGCTTCGCCCTGGGAGTTAGCGATTTTGCCGTCGCCCGCTGGCTGACCCCATTGCCCTTCCCGTTCACCCTCGCCATGGCCAGCGACTGGCTCCGCCTTGCCCCCAGAAATGGGCCGGAGAGATCGCTGTTCATTATCGATCTCCCGGGTCGTGGCCTGATCGGCTGTGTCGCCCTGACCAATGAGTTGGGCTTTTGGATCGCCCGGCCCCACTGGGGCAGGGGCTATGCCTCAGAAGCGGCGCGCGCCGTAGTCGACTGGCATTTCGCCAATTCGGACGCCGACCATATTTCCGCCAGTGCACATCACAACAATCGGGCCTCTCTCAGGGTCAAGACCAAACTGGGCTTTGAGCCGATAGGACACGACATGCGATTTTCCCACGCCCTGCAGCATAATGTACAACATGTACTGACCAGGCTGACGCGCGAGCGCTGGAATATTTTGGAGACCAAGGCATGCGCCTGA
- a CDS encoding peptidoglycan DD-metalloendopeptidase family protein yields the protein MPQRPANRVAALLAGTLVAGCLAWPIMAQTDATADPASDVQLRPSLPLEPAQDSAAPEAGAEPVDDPATLVDETADPAANNAADLAEVEATLSLSRERIDALKAEIAAMEGDRTQQNAALIAAAQRVKLAEIEVADVEQRISDLIVRELEVRGRLDGADTEIANVLAALERISLNPPPALIVDPGDALGSARGAMLIAAILPQLRQRADAVAADLQALTEIKQAALAEEETLKANHEVLEEEQLRIATLIAARKVGIDQMSVELQAEEAEAIALAERASTLRELIGALSERAAAGATAAPTTADPDLPQLSPEAIELAFADAARTQPAVPFPLARGYLVPPANGVTVVDFGANDGRGGISQGQSVVTRADAQVLAPADGWVLYKGPYLNYGQIVILNAGSGYTALLAGLGAITAEIGQFVQMGEPLGTMGSRTIGRTVGTKAGNDQPTLYIELRENNEPFDPAGWWARQEQTG from the coding sequence ATGCCCCAGCGGCCGGCAAATCGTGTAGCGGCCCTGCTGGCGGGCACACTGGTGGCTGGATGCCTGGCCTGGCCCATTATGGCCCAGACCGACGCAACCGCCGATCCGGCATCCGATGTCCAATTGCGGCCATCCCTGCCGCTTGAACCGGCCCAGGACAGTGCCGCGCCCGAGGCAGGGGCCGAACCGGTAGACGATCCGGCAACGCTCGTCGATGAGACCGCAGACCCCGCCGCCAATAATGCCGCCGACCTGGCCGAAGTGGAAGCCACGCTCTCCCTCAGCCGGGAGCGGATCGATGCACTCAAGGCCGAAATCGCCGCCATGGAGGGCGACAGGACCCAGCAGAATGCCGCCCTGATCGCCGCCGCGCAGCGCGTGAAGCTGGCCGAAATCGAAGTCGCCGATGTCGAACAGCGCATTTCCGATCTGATCGTGCGCGAACTCGAAGTGCGGGGACGGCTTGATGGCGCCGACACAGAAATCGCCAATGTCCTGGCCGCGCTCGAACGCATTTCCCTCAATCCGCCCCCGGCCTTGATCGTCGATCCCGGCGATGCTCTGGGCTCTGCGCGCGGCGCCATGCTGATCGCGGCCATTCTCCCGCAATTGCGCCAGCGCGCCGATGCGGTGGCCGCCGACCTGCAGGCCCTGACCGAGATCAAGCAGGCCGCCCTCGCTGAAGAAGAGACCCTCAAGGCCAATCATGAGGTGCTCGAGGAAGAGCAATTGCGCATCGCCACGCTGATCGCTGCACGCAAGGTCGGCATCGACCAGATGAGTGTCGAGCTGCAGGCCGAGGAAGCCGAAGCCATTGCCCTGGCCGAACGCGCCAGCACATTGCGTGAACTGATCGGCGCGCTCTCGGAGCGCGCAGCGGCCGGAGCGACGGCGGCACCGACGACCGCCGATCCGGACCTGCCCCAGCTTTCGCCCGAGGCCATCGAACTCGCCTTTGCCGACGCGGCCCGCACTCAGCCCGCCGTGCCCTTCCCGCTGGCGCGGGGCTATCTGGTGCCCCCCGCCAATGGCGTGACCGTGGTCGATTTCGGTGCCAATGATGGGCGCGGCGGCATTTCCCAGGGCCAATCGGTCGTCACCCGTGCAGACGCCCAGGTGTTGGCCCCGGCAGATGGTTGGGTCCTCTATAAGGGCCCTTACCTCAATTATGGCCAGATCGTCATTCTCAATGCCGGCAGCGGCTACACCGCTCTGCTGGCGGGTCTGGGCGCCATCACGGCCGAAATCGGCCAATTCGTGCAAATGGGCGAGCCGCTCGGCACCATGGGATCACGCACAATTGGACGAACCGTGGGGACCAAAGCTGGAAACGACCAGCCGACCCTCTATATTGAGCTGCGAGAAAACAACGAGCCTTTCGACCCGGCCGGGTGGTGGGCCAGACAAGAACAGACGGGATAA
- a CDS encoding GNAT family N-acetyltransferase, with amino-acid sequence MRLRDELPQSIETERLVLRAPHASDLDDLVAEANNWNVLEPTASLPFPYLQEHGRGFIERFSIKPDKRSYVIAGRDDDRLKGVIGLYFYADKPTELGYWLGERHWGRGFAPEAVSALMAAASAIGLSPVRARVLAANSGSVRVLEKTGFATIEETHSVVERHRGKPLYVMEWRA; translated from the coding sequence ATGCGCCTGAGAGACGAGCTTCCTCAAAGCATTGAGACCGAACGCCTGGTGCTGCGTGCGCCACATGCCTCCGATCTCGATGACCTGGTCGCCGAAGCCAACAATTGGAACGTACTCGAACCCACCGCCAGCCTGCCTTTCCCCTATCTCCAAGAGCATGGCCGTGGCTTTATCGAACGGTTCTCGATCAAACCCGACAAGCGCAGCTATGTCATTGCCGGGCGAGACGACGACCGACTCAAAGGCGTAATCGGGCTCTATTTTTATGCCGATAAACCCACTGAACTGGGCTATTGGCTGGGTGAACGCCATTGGGGCCGGGGCTTTGCGCCCGAGGCGGTCTCGGCTCTGATGGCGGCCGCCAGCGCCATCGGCCTCAGCCCCGTCCGCGCCCGCGTTCTGGCGGCCAATTCCGGCTCGGTGCGGGTTCTGGAAAAAACCGGCTTTGCCACCATCGAAGAAACACACAGCGTCGTCGAGCGTCATCGCGGCAAACCGCTCTATGTCATGGAGTGGCGTGCTTGA
- the rlmH gene encoding 23S rRNA (pseudouridine(1915)-N(3))-methyltransferase RlmH — protein MRIVIAAIGRMKNGPERELVARYLDRATASGRPLALTGFEVTEINESRAGSAAARKAEEARALRAALPEGVTIMLDERGKAIDSERFAARIGRWRDDGRPSLGFVIGGADGIDPDFVRSADLVVSFSPMVWPHQLVRIMLAEQLYRATTILSGHPYHRGD, from the coding sequence ATGCGCATTGTGATCGCGGCCATCGGCCGGATGAAAAACGGGCCAGAGCGGGAGCTCGTGGCCCGTTACCTTGACCGGGCCACTGCCAGTGGCAGGCCTCTGGCGCTGACCGGTTTCGAGGTGACCGAGATCAATGAATCGCGCGCCGGCTCGGCCGCCGCCCGCAAGGCCGAAGAAGCCAGGGCCCTGCGCGCCGCCCTGCCCGAGGGCGTCACCATCATGCTCGATGAACGGGGCAAAGCCATCGATTCGGAGCGTTTTGCCGCCCGGATCGGACGTTGGCGCGACGACGGCCGGCCATCCCTGGGCTTTGTCATCGGCGGCGCCGACGGTATCGATCCCGACTTTGTCCGCTCGGCAGACCTGGTGGTGAGTTTTTCGCCCATGGTGTGGCCGCATCAACTGGTCCGGATCATGCTGGCCGAACAGCTCTATCGCGCCACCACCATCCTTTCGGGCCACCCCTACCACCGTGGCGATTGA
- the proB gene encoding glutamate 5-kinase produces MNPLATYRRITIKIGSALLVDKQGKLRSAWLAALAEDIAALKSEGREIVIVSSGAIALGRGLLGLSALALTLEQSQAAASAGQIALSQAWAEALGQHGIVTGQILITPNITEERRYYLNARTTIQTLLGLGAVPIINENDSVATAEIRYGDNDRLSARVATMIEADLLVLLSDIDGLYTAPPAKDPSATHLPVIEAITPAIEAMAGGAASHLSRGGMTTKLEAGKIATLAGTAMVIAKGTDDHPLKRLVEGGLHTLFRPATTRAQSRKRWIMGTLAVSGTVQVDAGAAHALNQGKSLLPIGVTGITGDFERGDTIAVTNPDGREIARGLVGLDSDDARLVMGKRSDTIVALLGMDSRAELVHRDNLVLTGSAETTPRQEADHEPG; encoded by the coding sequence ATGAACCCCCTCGCCACCTATCGCCGGATCACCATCAAGATCGGCTCGGCCCTGTTGGTCGACAAGCAAGGCAAGCTGCGCAGCGCCTGGCTGGCGGCTTTGGCCGAGGACATTGCCGCGCTCAAATCCGAGGGACGAGAGATCGTCATTGTCTCGTCCGGAGCCATCGCGCTGGGCCGGGGCCTGTTGGGTCTCTCCGCGCTTGCCCTGACGCTGGAACAAAGCCAGGCCGCCGCCAGCGCCGGACAGATCGCCCTCAGCCAGGCCTGGGCCGAGGCGCTCGGCCAGCATGGCATCGTCACCGGGCAAATCCTCATCACCCCCAACATTACCGAGGAGCGGCGCTACTATCTCAATGCCCGCACGACCATCCAGACATTGCTGGGCCTGGGTGCCGTACCCATTATCAACGAGAACGACAGCGTCGCCACGGCCGAAATCCGCTATGGCGACAATGATCGGCTCTCAGCGCGCGTCGCCACCATGATCGAAGCGGATCTGCTGGTCCTGCTTTCCGACATTGACGGGCTCTACACCGCGCCACCCGCCAAGGACCCCAGCGCCACCCATCTGCCCGTTATCGAGGCCATCACGCCAGCGATTGAAGCCATGGCCGGGGGGGCAGCCAGTCATCTCTCGCGCGGCGGCATGACCACCAAGCTCGAAGCCGGCAAGATCGCGACCCTGGCTGGGACCGCAATGGTGATTGCCAAGGGCACCGACGACCATCCGCTCAAGCGCCTGGTCGAGGGCGGGCTGCACACGCTTTTCAGGCCGGCAACGACGCGGGCGCAATCGCGAAAACGATGGATCATGGGCACGCTGGCCGTCTCGGGCACTGTACAAGTCGATGCAGGGGCGGCGCATGCCCTCAATCAAGGCAAATCCCTTCTGCCCATCGGCGTTACCGGCATCACCGGCGACTTCGAACGCGGCGATACCATTGCTGTCACCAATCCTGATGGACGCGAAATCGCCCGGGGTCTTGTGGGCCTGGACAGCGACGATGCGCGCCTGGTGATGGGCAAGCGCAGCGACACCATTGTCGCGCTGCTTGGCATGGACAGCCGCGCCGAATTGGTGCATCGCGACAATCTGGTGCTGACCGGCAGCGCAGAAACGACACCGAGACAAGAGGCCGATCATGAGCCTGGCTGA
- the rplU gene encoding 50S ribosomal protein L21, translated as MTFAVIKTGGKQYKVAADDVIKIEKLDAEAGDIVTFDQVLMVGDTIGAPLVEGALVAAELVETKKQKTVIVFKKRRRHNSRRRNGHRQLLSTVRITEILTGGKKPTVKAAAKAEKTEAIAEKAPAKKAAPKADTAAEAPAKKPAAKKAAAKTEDTVAEKPAKKAPAKKAAPKASEE; from the coding sequence ATGACTTTTGCCGTTATCAAGACGGGCGGGAAGCAGTACAAGGTTGCTGCTGACGACGTCATCAAGATCGAAAAGCTCGATGCTGAGGCCGGTGATATTGTGACCTTTGACCAGGTCCTCATGGTCGGCGACACCATCGGCGCTCCGCTGGTGGAAGGCGCCCTCGTGGCTGCCGAGCTGGTCGAGACCAAGAAGCAGAAGACCGTTATCGTCTTCAAGAAGCGCCGCCGCCACAATTCGCGCCGCCGCAACGGCCACCGCCAGTTGCTCTCGACCGTGCGCATCACCGAGATCCTGACCGGCGGCAAGAAGCCGACTGTCAAGGCTGCTGCCAAGGCCGAAAAGACTGAAGCTATTGCCGAAAAGGCGCCGGCAAAGAAGGCTGCTCCCAAGGCCGATACTGCTGCCGAAGCTCCCGCCAAGAAGCCGGCGGCCAAGAAAGCCGCCGCCAAGACCGAAGATACTGTCGCTGAAAAGCCGGCAAAGAAGGCCCCGGCCAAGAAGGCCGCTCCCAAGGCCAGCGAAGAATAA
- a CDS encoding MBL fold metallo-hydrolase produces MVARRTFIVGMAGLPLAGMTARLTASVAQEMPMADTLPTSAGDLVIHPVDHASLVLEFGGKAFYVDPVGGATRYASLPAPSAILITHGHGDHFDIPTIEAIAGDAPLVTNGDVLSKLPDALKANAMAMVNGDNSTILDIPIRAIAAHNTTEDRMRYHPIGVGNGYVLSFGDAQVYVAGDTEPTDDMLGLTDIAVAFLPMNLPYTMTPEQAVAAINTFKPGIVYPYHYGQSDLSPLETDVDSAVEVRLRNWYALSQG; encoded by the coding sequence ATGGTTGCACGCCGCACATTTATCGTCGGCATGGCCGGCCTGCCTCTCGCCGGCATGACCGCCAGACTGACCGCATCCGTCGCCCAGGAGATGCCCATGGCCGACACGCTACCCACCAGCGCCGGGGACCTCGTCATCCACCCGGTCGATCATGCCAGCCTTGTGCTCGAATTTGGCGGCAAGGCCTTTTATGTCGACCCTGTGGGCGGCGCCACGCGCTATGCGTCGCTTCCGGCCCCGTCCGCTATCCTGATCACCCATGGTCATGGCGATCATTTCGATATTCCCACCATTGAGGCCATTGCCGGCGATGCCCCACTGGTCACCAATGGCGACGTCCTGAGCAAACTGCCCGACGCGCTGAAAGCCAATGCCATGGCCATGGTCAACGGCGACAACAGCACAATCCTGGACATTCCCATCCGCGCTATCGCCGCCCACAACACAACCGAGGACCGGATGCGTTATCATCCCATCGGCGTGGGCAACGGCTATGTGCTCAGTTTTGGCGACGCCCAGGTCTATGTGGCAGGCGATACCGAGCCGACCGACGACATGCTGGGCCTGACCGACATTGCCGTCGCCTTCCTGCCCATGAACCTGCCCTACACCATGACACCCGAACAGGCCGTCGCGGCAATTAACACGTTCAAGCCCGGCATCGTCTATCCATATCATTATGGTCAAAGCGACCTCTCGCCACTTGAGACCGACGTGGATTCCGCCGTCGAGGTACGCTTGCGAAACTGGTATGCCTTGAGCCAAGGCTGA
- the obgE gene encoding GTPase ObgE produces the protein MKFLDQAKVYIKSGSGGAGAVSFLREKFVEFGGPDGGNGGRGGDVIAECADGLNTLIDFRYQQHFRAGTGVHGMGKNRTGADGADVVLRVPVGTQIFEEDQETLIADFTEVGQRVTLLRGGNGGFGNAYFKTSSNQAPRRANPGQEGIEKGIWLRLKLIADAGLVGQPNAGKSTFLSAVSAAKPKIADYPFTTLHPNLGVVRIGEREFVLADIPGLIEGASEGVGIGDRFLGHIERCGVLIHLIDGTNEDVAHTYEAVRYELAAYADVLAEKPEIVVLNKIDALTPEELKAKVKALKKVSKAEIRTISGATGQGVDQVLYDVLNILDAEKAEQAEAERKKTEEKWTP, from the coding sequence ATGAAGTTCCTCGACCAAGCCAAGGTCTATATCAAGTCCGGTTCCGGCGGCGCCGGCGCCGTCAGCTTCCTGCGTGAAAAATTCGTCGAATTCGGCGGCCCTGACGGCGGCAATGGCGGACGCGGTGGCGATGTCATCGCCGAATGTGCCGATGGCCTCAATACGCTGATCGACTTCCGCTACCAGCAGCACTTCCGCGCCGGCACGGGCGTGCATGGCATGGGCAAGAACCGCACCGGCGCCGATGGCGCCGATGTCGTCCTACGCGTACCGGTTGGCACCCAGATTTTTGAGGAAGATCAGGAGACCCTGATCGCCGATTTCACCGAAGTGGGCCAGCGCGTAACCCTACTCAGGGGCGGCAATGGCGGCTTCGGCAATGCCTATTTTAAGACCAGCTCCAACCAGGCGCCCCGCCGCGCCAATCCCGGTCAGGAAGGTATCGAAAAAGGCATTTGGTTGCGGTTGAAGCTCATCGCCGATGCGGGTCTGGTCGGCCAACCCAATGCCGGCAAATCGACCTTTCTCTCGGCCGTCTCTGCCGCCAAGCCCAAAATCGCCGACTATCCCTTCACCACGCTGCACCCCAATCTGGGTGTGGTGCGCATTGGCGAGCGCGAATTTGTCCTGGCCGATATTCCCGGTCTCATCGAAGGGGCGAGCGAAGGCGTGGGCATCGGCGACCGTTTCCTGGGTCATATCGAGCGCTGTGGCGTGCTGATCCACCTCATCGACGGCACCAATGAAGACGTGGCGCATACCTATGAGGCGGTGCGCTACGAATTGGCAGCCTATGCCGATGTGCTGGCCGAAAAACCTGAAATCGTCGTGCTCAACAAGATCGACGCGCTGACACCCGAAGAGCTCAAGGCCAAGGTCAAGGCGCTAAAGAAGGTGTCCAAGGCCGAGATCCGCACCATTTCGGGCGCCACCGGGCAGGGCGTCGACCAGGTGCTCTATGACGTGCTCAACATTCTCGACGCCGAAAAAGCGGAACAGGCCGAGGCTGAGCGGAAAAAAACCGAAGAGAAATGGACGCCGTGA
- a CDS encoding nicotinate-nucleotide adenylyltransferase — protein MTLSPPYHIPGITNLPPSAPGMRIGLFGGSFNPMHPGHLLVMEETLRRLELDALWVLVTPGNPLKDNSHLPSLENRVLAARALIANPRVRVTGFEAARGFAYSWQTVNFLTRTLPDRRFVWIMGADSLADFHRWQRWRDIAARLPIAVYVRPGSSHRALASRAATTLDYAQIDETDAAILAQCRAPAWIYLQGRQSGLSSTAIRASRNRH, from the coding sequence TTGACCCTTAGCCCGCCGTACCACATCCCCGGCATCACCAATCTGCCGCCCTCTGCACCCGGCATGCGGATCGGGCTGTTTGGCGGCAGCTTCAATCCCATGCATCCGGGCCATTTGCTGGTCATGGAGGAGACGTTGCGGCGGCTCGAGCTCGATGCGCTCTGGGTTCTGGTCACGCCGGGCAATCCGCTCAAGGACAATTCGCACCTGCCCTCGCTGGAAAATCGCGTCCTCGCGGCGCGGGCGTTGATCGCGAACCCGCGCGTGCGCGTAACCGGTTTCGAAGCGGCCAGAGGTTTTGCCTATAGCTGGCAGACCGTCAATTTCCTCACCCGCACACTGCCGGACCGCCGCTTTGTCTGGATCATGGGGGCCGATAGCCTGGCCGATTTCCACCGCTGGCAGCGTTGGCGCGACATTGCCGCCCGCCTGCCCATCGCCGTCTATGTGCGGCCCGGCTCATCGCACCGGGCCCTCGCCTCGCGTGCGGCCACCACGCTCGACTATGCCCAGATCGATGAAACCGATGCTGCTATTCTGGCCCAGTGCCGGGCCCCGGCCTGGATCTACCTGCAGGGCCGGCAATCAGGCCTTTCATCCACCGCCATCAGGGCGTCACGAAACCGACATTAA
- a CDS encoding GNAT family N-acetyltransferase has product MIPTLFTDRLVLRAPQLGDAEPIAHYLNDMDVAGNLARVPFPYHLSDARAWLATQEADLPANQASFSIELAGIGYVGHIGFQPLGESAIIGYWLGKPHWGQGIMTEAAIATIRWFFEATGAPTIYSGVFHFNAASLAIQHRLGFTETGRSTLLCLARGAEVAHIDTKLTRERYQQGWPPVKNVAGATQQVLEGTAKA; this is encoded by the coding sequence TTGATCCCTACGCTTTTCACCGATCGGCTGGTTCTGCGCGCGCCCCAATTGGGCGACGCGGAGCCCATTGCCCATTATCTCAATGATATGGACGTGGCCGGCAATCTGGCCCGCGTGCCCTTTCCCTACCATCTCTCCGATGCGCGCGCCTGGTTGGCCACCCAGGAGGCCGACCTGCCCGCCAACCAGGCCAGCTTTTCCATTGAGCTGGCTGGCATCGGCTATGTGGGCCATATCGGTTTCCAGCCCTTGGGCGAAAGCGCAATTATCGGCTACTGGCTGGGCAAGCCCCATTGGGGACAAGGCATCATGACCGAGGCCGCCATCGCGACTATTCGGTGGTTCTTCGAAGCCACCGGCGCCCCCACCATCTATTCGGGCGTATTCCATTTCAACGCCGCATCGCTGGCCATCCAGCACCGGCTGGGATTTACCGAGACTGGCCGTTCAACCCTGCTCTGCCTTGCGCGCGGCGCCGAGGTGGCGCATATCGACACCAAATTGACACGTGAGCGCTACCAGCAGGGCTGGCCACCCGTCAAAAATGTGGCGGGCGCGACACAACAGGTGCTGGAAGGCACGGCAAAGGCATGA